TGGTATTGACAATAAGGGTATCGGATTGAGGGGTAGAACTTTTGCTCGTCTTTTCTGCAGTAGTTGTCACTTAAATTATAGCTCACTGGTTTATTATGGATTTCCAATTTCAATAGTGAGAAATGTGTTTTCTGTTAATTGGTGACATTCTTTGCTGGAAACTATGTGTGGCTTGTTACTGCGTTCCTGAGAATAATGTGAGAGGCAAAATAAGCTATTTATACTTGTTTCTCAACTTCGTAATTAAAGTAAACCCTGGTGGTTTCTCCTCAGGTTTTTCACTTGGAAAAGATCTGTAGATTATATATTGTAATTGCCTTGCACGGAGGCTGGACTCAAGAAAAGACACAGTAAACAAGTATGTTGGCCTCAGcttaagaaagaagaaaagggctACTTGTGCCTTTTCTTTTAACAACCAAGTGAAGATCAAATGAAATCCAAGCTCAAATCTGCGGCttttttcatatcaataaacaagtgcACAATAAGGGGCTTGACTTTCATACAGTTCAGAATATACTTGAGAATAATTTTCTAGGGCTGTCAATTAGGCTTGACTTTCATACAGTTTCATGTAGTTGTGGCTGCTAGCTTTATTTTCTTGGACTTGTGCTTTGGATGTGCAACTCGGATTTGCCTTTCCTTCTTTTCGAATAATCCTCCTTATgatctttttctgtttttgaaaTACTGAAATTAGCAGAAGGAAAGAGCAAATTCTTGCTTTATTTGGTGTGGCTTTGCTTGTTTTGTTTGGGAAGGTTTGGTTGCATACCTCCATTACATATCACATTCGGGATAGTGTTTGGTTTGCATGGGTGTTTCTGGTTTGGGATTTGATCAGGCCTCATTATCCTGAAACCAATATCCCTCCTACATGTTTTGGATGCCTTTTAATGTTACCTCTTGGTAAAGATCAAGCTTCAAGCTACTAGATAACTAGTAATAGAACTTTTTGTATTTgagtttttatatttagaagcGCACAATTTTGTGACTGTATTCATTTCATCACTGAGGATTTGTGCAGCATTTGTTCTGATGGAATGCGTCAAAGATAAGGTAAAGGACTTGGCACCGCCAGAATCTGCTGCATTTATGGGAAGTTGCAATCTATTAAAACATAACCTTGGTGATATTATGAGTCTTGAAGAGATAATGGCCTGTATTGGTATTGATTCGAGAAAGGGTCCAATAAAAAGGTTAGTTCAGACAACAAGGGTCAATATTGCTTCTTTTTTGGTAACAATATGATGTTTGTGAGTTGTaatatgtgtatgtgtgtgtatatgcaaATGACTAAAAGCATATGTAAACGTACATGGACATGTTTATGTGGGTGAGAATGGCTGATCGCTTTTTTTTCTTAGACTTTTTATTCACTTGtggttctgtttttttttcatgcCTTTGGTATTATTGTATGTCTAGTAATGCAGACAACAATATGCCGCAGGAAACACTATTGAGTCTTGGTTCTGTGCTGGTAGTATTTATATGCTGTTGATACTGATTTATACTTACTTTCTCAAGTTTGTGGAACCACGGGAATTCTCATAAAGTTTATCATATGAAATTTTTTTGAGGGTCGATTTTTACCAAGTTTCAGAATGCATGTGGTGGCTCCAACGTTTAATACTCTTTTCAAACTGAATTGATATTGTTTTTTAGCTGGCAATGAGTGGTGAAACAGGACGCCAAATTTCCCCCCATGGATAACCTTGGTGTTTCATAATTTCCTTTTGATGTCCCCTCTCTCCCAAACCCCATCATCCTTTAAATACTAATCCTTACCGGATTCAGCATAAGCATGAGCATgatgttggtttttttttttaccggaAGTTTTTTACCTGCCAAAAAGATTTGCAATGGTTTTGAAAGGTCAATCATGTATTGTACATATGCATCAGGTGTTAATTTTATGCTTTTAGCTCCCTACCACTAGTTGATTAACTTCAGTTACATTTTTCTCTGTACCAGAAGACCGCACAAAGAAACTACACGAAatcaaaagaaacagaaaactgAAGCCAGTAAATTATGAGATCAGGAATCGCAGAGGCAGAGAAGAATAGTCACGTGTTTATAACACGAGTGAGTTTCCAGTGCCCCACTTTCGGAAACAGGTTCTAAATGTGTAGTTGGACTCGAACAGATCATACAGGAGCGGAATTCATCTCTTTTTGTTCTATTTTATATGTGTATGAAGGCCAAGGTCTAAATTACTTGAAATTTTGTACTGATCTTACATAATTTTGGAAATATCAAAGCAAGGCTTCTTATAACTTTAGTCCTGTTGCACTTGCCATTTAATTTTTTCAAGAATAGTTATTATTTATTGAACTCGAGATAAATTCTAATGTTTTATTAAGTCTCTTAATGCGATCCTATACTCTTATCCCTCCCCTTTTTAGGTATGTCTGGTGTGTCTGCGTGCGTGTGTTGGAGAGGCTTTTTGTGCTGCAAGCGCGCGTATGGACCAATGAACTGAAACCCCATGAGGGAACTCATGGTTTGTCTCTACCATCGATAATGGAAGTTGAGGGAGAGATTCCCCCTTGTAACTGTTGTAATGTCCCTCTATTtctatctctatctctatctctctcatcACGTCATCAATCTGAATCAGTAAAGGGGTCATTGGCTCTTATCCCTCCTTTTATGTATGGTGGgtgggggtgtgtgtgtgtgtgagagagagagagagagagagagagagggagggagggcaTGTTAGTCCATTCCAGTTAACCTTTTCTGCATGGCTTGATGACTTTAAACCCCATGATGGAGCTTGGCTCATTGGTAACCCTAGGGGGACAAAAGAAGGGAGGTGATGTTGAAGGCAATAACTTAATAAATCAAACAGCATTTTGAATTTGTGTTAAGTCATTTCTCCACTCTATCTTGTTATGCTGGTGTGACGAGAGCATGATTTTTTTGTTGGCCATGCTttgctttctttgtttgtttgttctaGGCACCGCATGGCAAGAAAGGGTCTTTGGGCCCCCCATGTAGCCAAATTTTATTTCCAATCTTTTCTCAAAATCCCGTTTGCCTCCCCATTCAAGTTCTAAGCATGCATCAAACAGACAATGTAATTAAACAACATTATGTAGGTGAATGTTTTCGTCTCTTCATTCAAGTTTGAATCTCCGCACATGTAGTTTGAACAAGATTAGCGGATTTATCTCTTAGTATATATTTGCCATCTTCATTTATTCATATTTAAACCTCCGCACCTGTAGTATGACCAAAATTAGCGAAGTTATCTCTTAGTATATTATTCCCAAAACATTTTCTAATTAAATATGCGTATATACTTTGCTTCAAATACTGGATCATCATCCATGGAGAGC
This genomic interval from Malus domestica chromosome 05, GDT2T_hap1 contains the following:
- the LOC103423487 gene encoding uncharacterized protein isoform X2; translation: MEGILGQNRVDDVSWLCSLSESELDMLISIKRIVLHRARMIGCDELAQKFDLKVLRALAFVLMECVKDKVKDLAPPESAAFMGSCNLLKHNLGDIMSLEEIMACIGIDSRKGPIKRPHKETTRNQKKQKTEASKL
- the LOC103423487 gene encoding uncharacterized protein isoform X1, whose protein sequence is MEGILGQNRVDDVSWLCSLSESELDMLISIKRIVLHRARMIGCDELAQKFDLKVLRALAFVLMECVKDKVKDLAPPESAAFMGSCNLLKHNLGDIMSLEEIMACIGIDSRKGPIKRRPHKETTRNQKKQKTEASKL